In Asterias rubens chromosome 2, eAstRub1.3, whole genome shotgun sequence, the sequence ACAAGAGCATCAACATATTAAGGATCACAAACTGTTGTGATCTGTTTGCGCAAGTGTAACCTGGAGCCTATTTGACAAACccaaatggaagaaaaactagccaaacaaagacaaactgaACACCAGAGTTTCTCTCTCAGTCTGTGCAATGTGACCATGAAACCAGTGAAGGTCGCCAGGAACCAACAACTTAATTTGACACTCGCAACTAATTCTTGCCCAGTTCAATCGAGATTTTCCACCCCCAATCTCACTCCCTCCAATAAAATTAGAGGAGTCACAAACAGGAAACACTTGACAGGTTTCTTGACAAAATCATCACCAAGCACAGAACTGACTTGGACTGATGACTGGTCCCTGGTGGACCATAAAAAATGTGAGGATGCGCCCAGATCTTCACCAATGGCAATTAAGTCAATTACTGTCGCTGCCTTCTGGATAAAGCCAAAACTCCCATTATTCAAGGATCcaaagaccttttcgcaaactACCAGGTGCCATGCATGCTGGTctatcaaacttgatcgctagctagaccagcatgcacctcatccCACGCCTAATGCGCgcataaggtctatggaaaAAGGGTTGGGTGGAAGGAGGGAGAAGAAATATCAAAAATAATGTCTTATACCGACTATCGATATGCTGAACCATTCGCAAGATTTGTTATCTtcttgaaaaataataataaattgccGACAGAGAGGAGTGTGAACAAAATTCACCTACTTCATCGAAAGAGCTACTTGacactttgtttttaattgttaataCCTTCTCTGGTTGTTGCATTgattgatgtttaaaaaaacggTTTAACTTGTGGCGTATTTTATGTTACAAGCAGCACTGCCATGGCGAGGCAATATCTATGAGCCAATTTCAGTGCCACAAAGCTATTGCTTCTAAATAGGGGACAGATTTAATGGCTTGTGATCACCAGTTATCGCTTTGGAGCAAGCGCTAAATCTCTGTGCTTAGCTGTGTAAGTTAagaatgtaaaagaaaaaactccatgctaacctgtgaaatacgtttgTCTATTGTAAACAGAACCATGAAATCAGGCTCTGATCTTGCCCACTGCTTGTGATACCTTCCAAGTCCGTATTCTTGAAATCTTGGTCAAACAAATAACTccatgctaacctgtgaaatacgtttgTCTATTGTAAACAGAACCATGAAATCAGGCTCTGATCTTGCCCACTGCTTGTGATACCTTCCAAGTCCGTATTCTTGAAATCTTGGTCAAACAAATAACTccatgctaacctgtgaaatacgtttgTCTATTGTAAACAGAACCATGAAATCAGGCTCTGATCTTGCCCACTGCTTGTGATACCTTCCAAGTCCGTATTCTTGAAATCTTGGTCAAACAAATAACTccatgctaacctgtgaaatacgtttgTCTATTGTAAACAGAACCATGAAATCAGGCTCTGATCTTGCCCACTGCTTGTGATACCTTCCAAGTCCGTATTCTTGAAATCTTGGTCAAACAAATAACTccatgctaacctgtgaaatacgtttgTCTATTGTAAACAGAACCATGAAATCAGGCTCTGATCTTGCCCACTGCTTGTGATACCTTCCAAGTCCGTATTCTTGAAATCTTGGTCAAACAAATAACTccatgctaacctgtgaaatacgtttgTCTATTGTAAACAGAACCATGAAATCAGGCTCTGATCTTGCCCACTGCTTGTGATACCTTCCAAGTCCGTATTCTTGAAATCTTGGTCAAACAAATAACTccatgctaacctgtgaaatacgtttgTCTATTGTAAACAGAACCATGAAATCAGGCTCTGATCTTGCCCACTGCTTGTGATACCTTCCAAGTCCGTATTCTTGAAATCTTGGTCAAACAAATAACTccatgctaacctgtgaaatacgtttgTCTATTGTAAACAGAACCATGAAATCAGGCTCTGATCTTGCCCACTGCTTGTGATACCTTCCAAGCCCGTATTCTTGAAATCTCGGTCAAACAAATAACCACATATGCAATCCTTCTTCTTAAATCAAATGGTGGGAAATTAATGGTGGTGGATTGACGGATacgtaattacttaaaaaaatgattgaaacAACATCAATAAGATGCACCACTAGCTGTACATGACATCAATAGTACAGAGAGATCACAACATCAGCCACTGAGGAGCCATACAAGCATTCGTCTATAACACAGCAAAGTGTTAGTTACTTCAGCACTGCTTCGAAACCGGGGCCCATTTTaaaaagagctgcttaagcacaaatagAAGCCAAGCACGGAACATTTTTGCTCACCACAAAAAAAGTTACCATCAAAAGTACCTTTTCTGCGTGTATTATCTGCTGTTCCTGCTTAGTTATGCTGAACAGAAAATTAGGCAGCTTTAGCAGCTGAATTAACTTAGGGCCCTCAAGCAGCTCAATTAACTTAGGGCCCTTTACACAAGCAAAGCGTAATACAAGAAACTTTATGAGAAGAAATAAGTGGCTACCAGTCAGTGACAATGTACAATACCATGGTGTTCCCGCATGTTATCAGTCCAGGCTCTTTACTGCTCTCTTAAACTGGCCACAgaactcaaaagagattaatGTTGTTTCCGGATTTGGAATTATTATTTCTCATCTTTAGAGTATtcctttaaaaagtttttttcttgaacaaatttcacttcaacttttacaatattttgagttttgaagtttattttttgaacaattttgacctcaaattttacaaatattttgtctgtaaatttcTTGCCATTTAAAGATCTACCAAGTCCGGAAGTGTGCAGTGGTACCcaaagcccaatttcacagtgtacattttgtacggTGTTGCAAGCATCAAACGGCACTTAGAGCCAGAGCCTAGGCTTGGTTTTGGAAATAGCCCAAAACCTTTGTAAACCAATGCACACAACAGTacagccatcttgatttcttTCACATAAGTTCTCATCACCAGATCCGAGAATGGAATCCTCAAAAGTCAGGTCCCTTTATGCATACTAGTGCTGCAGCCATTACTGCACACTTGGAACCTGACTCCACTGGCTACAGTGTGATAAAAGAGTCTGCtgcctgggccaaatttcatcaaGTTGTTCAGCTACAAATACTACTTAAATTTCCCAGCTTAGCAGAATCTTACAGGGAACCAGCCACGGGCAGTGTATTTTCCACTGTgttgtggctggtaacccatttcAACTAGATTTGTATGTGCTTAAGGCAAATATTTGTGCTAaatgaacagctttatgaaattagccCACATATTATCATGACACAAACTTGCCTTGTGGATATAAAAAGATTCACAATTTTGACAAATTAATAGTTTGACCATGAGTGCATTATCTATatacagcagcagcagcaacaaatCCCATCCATGTAAAACAGTTGGGCTTCTGTGAATATTACTTTAATACCAAAAAAGAAAGCTATAAAAAGTTTGACGCTCTGGCAGTTGgtatcaaaacggtttttggcACACAGACTATTCAAGTACAAATGTACATTCAACTCTGTTTGTAAAGCTCCAcaaagtttgtgtaaattaTTGTTTAGCACATGAATGTAAAAATTGAAATGACTGGAAGATAAAAGATAAAAGTGTCACAAAAATCAACATGAGgaatcatgtttttttgtgaacacaacaacaacagaaaaacatcaacaacagaaaATGTTCCTAGGTACATATTAAATTTGACCCATTAAAAAGTTTCTTGAAGCAGAGAAGTGGTCCGCTACCTCTATTGTCAAACAAATCATATCTCTTTGGTTTTATGATATTATTTGATTCGAATCCCAACCAACTCAATCTTACTGCATCGATGTAGGCCAAACCAAACACTGATATAAAACGTATCTATCAAACGTCCATACTTTGAACCAAGTCCATCTGAATGCAGTCATTTGAACAGAAACTAAACTCAGCATATTTGTTATACGTTCTTCACCGAACTTTGACCTTCATCgatttaattttcaaacaaCGTGTTAGCACCTCAGGATCTGAGCTTGCGCAATACTAACTCGATACAATCACTAATAACGAGCGGCTTCTTCAATTGATACCCATACAGTCCACAAATAAGTAGCTTACAATTtgaacctgggcccaatttcacgactctgcttaccgccgaattctgtgcttgcgatcatttcatggccctgcttaccgccgaattctatGCTTGCTATCATTGTTCTCCACTTACTTTGCGttgccaaatttctgtgctagcggTACTAAGGGAAGAATGCCTGTAATTTGACGTTCGCACtgtgcacaaaacaaaattccatgCAACCCCGTGAAATGTGCTTGACATAAACTCAAAATTTCCTGCATCCGTATGCGCCGCTTCTTtgattacggtaagcagagcaataaaattgggcccagtattacTTCCAGAAAAATTGGCGTAAACATTTAGAGGGTTAGCAGCGTACATACCATATTCAAGATTGTCACTGGTGTTTCTTTACTTTTGAGGCACGACGTTGACATCACAGGGACAACAAAAACCCTTCATATTAAATTTATCAAGCAGACCAACTTACATTCAAACACGTAACACGTTAGTAAAACTAGCAACGGAGGTATTGTCGTGTAGGAAACATTACTCATTAAGCTATCTACAATCTTTTCAATCATAATTTTCGTActaccaaaaaaacaaaataaataaaaaaaatcaaaacaaaattaattaacaCTTAATTGACAAAACTCTTAGTACATTATTAAGAACATCaacattttatatatatatttgtatatatatataaaggGTGGGATGAAAAAGCATGccttttcttttaaaagtaataatatattatttacaaactttCTGTACATACAAAACatatttaattaatatttaacATTTAGATGGGCAGCGAGCTTAGATGGCAAACTTGCCTACTGGCAGATTTGCAACAAGTTTTACAACACATTCTCAATACAACTtctttgctttttttcttttctttttcttctctaATGATTCAAAATGGGGTTCATCCGCATTTTTCTGCCTTAaaaacagtatacatgtagtttgaaaaCTGTTCAGCAATAAAAGTTTTGTAGGTCGGCGCAAGGGGTGTACAGCTCTGAAGTTATGTTGTCttcaatttcagcaaaaaagtTGCATTGTATGTAAAATGGAGTAAGAGAACATAGCCATGCCATTAGCCCAAACAGCGACAAATAAGCATTGTTCTGATTCCATAAAGCAGACAAATATTTTACCTGCCAAAAAGCAATTAGGTTTACATTGATGCAACCGGTGCCCTGCTTATATTTTGCTAACTtgacagctttataaaattgggccaaagGTGACTttcctttgtattttttttttttaaacattgagaTCAATCCCATAATGCATCACATCATTAAAGCACCTATTAGACATACCACAGGCGACCGATACAGAACCACACTGTATCAACGCAGCTTTGTTGACCATACTTTGAAacgttttattattgttttaatattcagccattttttaaatacatatgAAAATAGTCTACTAACAGTAACAAGAAAGCCTTACAAACAGTTGAGTTTTGCTCATTTGTGTGAGTGTGTCTGAATGAGAAACAACTAATGCTTTATCTTTGGAACAGTACAGGAACATCCATGGATACGAGAACAGCACCAGCGTGAACCCAATCATCATATTCACCCCCTGGGCCCGTTATCATAATGCTCTTAAGCAGCACATGTTGGACACTTTATCCGCCAGATGTATAGTGGCAGGACACCGCTGGAAAGCCATGCGCATTGCAACTCTGGTACTCCACTTAAGTTTAGTGTGCTTATTAGCTTCATGAAATCGATGCCCGAACAACGTTACATCACCACGTTTACAAATGACCAACTTCCCAAATAACATCTATAAAATGTGATACATTATCggatcgaaaaaaaaaaaagtcttgccATTTTTTAATACAAAGCTAAAAAAAGGAGTTGTAGAATAAATCTGCCAGATTTCATAACATTTAGTAATACACAGCTTTTGAGAATAAACAATAAGATTAAATAAAACCATATCTACACATTGCTTGGCGGTGATATTCTACTTTGCGCCCGGCGTGCCTTCAATGAGGGCGCTTTGTGGCATGACAATGATTTTGTCTTGTGGGTTGGGGAGAGGTGGGTGCTTGGTGCGGACGTTGTGTCGTGACACACCCCGCCATTGGATTTCTTGCCGGGCGTGTTATTGCGACAGTGGGTGTGGGGAACCTTTGAGGTCTCTGTGGTAGGGGTGGGGTTTTCATGGAGATTGACGGGTGCCGTCTGCTGAGGGGTACCAGTCCGATGACTTCTCGGTATTGTGTGTGGGTGGAGATGTCTGTTATATGCAGATTGATCTGATGAAAACAGaaacagagagaaaaaaacaaaacaattttagtTAATTCATTTTAAGACTCGAGTCTGAATGATAGTTAATTTATCTTGACTTCTCTCCAACTTAAATCTTCTTGATTTTTTCCCCCATGCAACCATAGCATCAAACTGAAGTTTGGCCAGAAAATagtattttttaacaatatttatatGGCACCAAAATCACTAGGAAAAATCACCCTGAAGGTGCTTTACAGATTAAAGATGTAAACCAAGAAGCCAATTAACATGCAAATAAAGATAACGGAATTGTAAACACAAACAGAAATGTCTATAAACCCTATTTTAACATTACtactaaaaataatacaaaccaTTAAGGAAGAATTAAGTAAGAATTTACCTTTTGGACAATGCACACATCCCTGTGAATGGCGACCAAGAGAGGTGCTTCTATTAAACTTATCAGCCGTGCACCGGCCCTCCTGATCCGTAGACCCCGGCGGCACCGAAGGGTGGAACAGCCTCGATAACGTACCGTCGACGAAATCTGGTGACATTCCATCGACGTGGTCCCCGGCCTCTGGGTGCCTTGGGTACGGATGTCTGTTGAAGGTGTTTTCCGAGGCCTCGTGGCCCGGGTACTCGTTGTGATCGGGGCAGCTTTCTGGGTCTGTGTCCAGGTCTTTATCGTAATGGATGTGCTGCGGTGTGTCCAGCACGCTATCACCTACAGGTGTGTCAAAGTATGGAGAGAATTGGGTTAAAATAGTTCCGTAAAGATGGGTCTGCCAATTAAGgtgtgtaggatttgaaactttgcatggtggaaatacgatacggaaaggtttgcggtaacaccatgtaatgactatctctaatgagttggggtggctctgaaaagaaccgttggtttaaactTTTGACagttcgatcagtatgctctgatcgtcttctggagaaagctggagttgaaaccaacaattCTTTAcagaaccatcccaactcattagagatagtcattacatggtgttaccgcaaacctttccatacaaTTAAGGTGTGGTTATACATGGTactgtggtgtgtcatggcctgAGTGGTCTACTTCATCCGACTCAAGTTCAGATAGTTCACTCATCagagggtgggttcgaatccattTATGGCACATGTGTCCTCAAGCAacttaaacatacatgtagttgcttTGCTTAACCCAGGTGTATACATGGGAACTCGAGAGGTAGGGTGTTGTATTAACCCTTATGAGATAATTTCAGCAGCGTGGGGTTATATGCTCCCCAGGATATTTTGGAAAGTTAGAGGAATGGTCTAAAATATGCCTGATAAACAGGGAACATAATGTTATCGTGTCTTGATCTAGCTACTAGGTTATTGTCGCTTTATAAGGACCAATTACTATCCACATTTACCTTTGTCATCTTCAACGTCTCCTCCAGCAATAGCGATGTCCATCGCGTCGCTGGAGTCACCGGGATACATCGGCGGATGTAAACGATGTCTGTACTTGAGACTATGATGTATCATGGGTCCACCGTCCAACGAATCGCAGTCGCTGGGGTTGTCAGGAGGGAACTTGTCCGTTGCGGCGCTAGATATTCCGCTACTTGTCTCTTGGTGGATGGTGCCGTCTGAGGAGCCGTTGAAGGCGGAGCTTGGGATTTCTGGCGGCAGTGCTGGATCACCTGTAGTTGATTAAGCGAAACATCCATTGAGCAATTGTTAAGAAGTTACTGACGGTTTTCATGCAGATTCTTCAAGCGGtttattgctttgtttttgtggaAAGCGTGGCTGCATTGACCATTAACCCTTATGGGCGGAAACCAAGGTGGTTACACTGGTGGAAAATTTACCAATGGAAATATGAACAGACATAGGCTGGGtaaaaacatggtgagaaagaggttgtaatGTTATGGCAACCCCGAATCAACACCAACCAATTTTGTACTCTATAAGAGATAATATAGTTGTTGAACATCAGGAGGTAAGAACTAAATATGTTGAAACTAACACAGAGCTGCCCGGATTTGCAAGCTGCATATTTTGTACAGCAACCAGGaagatacatgtatttaaaattacATTCAGCATAACATGGAAACAGTTTCCATAATCAGAATGATTGTcgcatcagggcccaatttcatagagctgctaagcacaaaaatttgcttagcatgaaatttttgccttgataaaaacaggattaccaacaaaattttcacgtgattttcaggatatgcaaacgacagctgaataccagtaacaagcaatgtgtaacaaatggaaatttggttggtaaccctgtttttatcaagaaaggaATTTCATGCTtcgcaaatttgtgtgctaagcagctctatgaaattggaccctgttcaTAAGACCATggaaatattggtttatttttgggCCAATTTTCTGGAGAGTCAGGGAGAGTTGAAAGCTCTGCTCACAACATGTTATCCTACTTCCATGTAAAGGAAAGCCATACCTGCATGCGCTGTTGTGAAGTGTCTCCGCTGTTTCCTTGTATGATAGATAATCAGCACCCACACCAGTGATGTACCCACTATGCAGCACACAATCAAGATGATAATAATCCCAGTGGTTGTACTGGAGTATTTCATTTCTGCAAGAAAATGAAGacgaacattttattttacacaaatAAATCGTAAAGAAAAGTTATGATCTGGGTAAAATTATGTGAGAAATGCTAAACTGAGACAATCCCCGATTTGCTGGATGAAAAATCAGTGGGGGACCAGTTACAGGCAATACAAGTCGTATGGCATAGTGGCAAGTGTTCAGTGTTCGTTGTCCATTCGATTTCAGAAACTGATATTTATATTTTGCTTTTACGGTAGGCCTAACTTAAttatgatttttaattttttgttattgatgCTGAACAAATAAATTAAGCAATGTGAAGTCTTaatttacacaaatatttgcaatcAATTAAACTTCAATTTCTTTGCTTATAATCATGGTAATTAATGGTTTTCTTAgcatttgtatttgtaatttaGGCCTTCTGTATGTTTTATAAACTGCAGTTTACTAACATACCTAGACCGGAGATTTTGTTTATACTTCTGCCATACTCTGCAAGCGGTAGGCATCTGTGAAGTTGTAAACCCTAAGTTTCTGTCGCGAAAAGGTTACACCACTCAGTCGTAAGTACGCCTGGGCGATGGGTGAGCTCCGATTAGTTGCTACTTCGGAATTGAAACTGTGCCACCTTCATTTCATTTTAACAACTATTTTCTTATCTGAGTCACAAATCTTtgagaatgggagactttctgggacgatagagggcagcagacttaccgggtaaatccattgttctcagaattgtgcgcatgttcagaactacgtaaacaatggaaatttacccggtatgtctgctgccgcctagcgttggaaagtctcccattggatcGCAGACCATCGAACCATAGCAAGGACCACAACTGTTTTGATGTAATCAGCTAGAAACCGAGGTTCATGATAACAAAGTTAAGAGTATTTACAGTCATGtggaaaacaaatcaataataatttcaattaattttcagcttatttctttatttcattttcatcaaataaaacagcaaacaaaGCACTTTACGTGATGATCATAAATTGAATGATgaactactgtacatgtatatagcacAAATGCAAACACATCGGTTAAACCTAACAGCAACCCTTTTGATAAACTAAAAAAAGTGGTTCCATAACGCTGCATTACGACCTATAGATTATAATGTGTAAAACTTTCTTGCTGGCCTGAGCCATTTATCTCAATTTTTATCCCGAATTAAACAAAGGAAATACATTCATGGTTATAGAAAGCGAACTGATAGCTAgcggcagaaaaaaaaaataagtaaacaaattttGGATAGAGTTTTTCGCCAAACATGCGACTgtcaggcatgtgagtaactttccacgaaaaaagaggaaaagagaaaacttgacaagaaaaaaagaggaaaagatactgtttctatacttttgtacatgtacacagaaagtgaagaagaaaagaggaaagtcaaaaccaaaaagaggaaatcaaccgaaaagaggaagtctcacatgcctgtatTGGTATTGTATGCCTGGCTAGAACACTGATTAGCTGGTATAAATctgcttttgctaagcaatatttttacaAGCTAGACAAAACAACCCTGTGTGCTTAAGAAATAGCACAAGGAATAGGAATACATATTAGACCGTTTAACCATACCTGAATCATATCAGTGACTCAGGATGGAAATTAATTTGTCAGGTCAGTGCAACAAGGTCGTAACTTGATTCTGCAACAAAGTTGCATCTTTAAACGAGAGAAACACTCCCTGTAATAAAACCATATCTTGGCGCAAATTCCTGATTTAAGTGAGCTACTacggtttgtaattttgttataGATTTGCAACTCATCTAAACGCTATTTTAGAAGATAGAGCCTTAGTGCAACGACACGAAGATGCCTTTCAGAATAATGGGCTCTCTCCGTTAGGCTATAATCAGAACAGCAGAGGGAACTTTGCAAGAGCTGTGAGGGGCATGACATTCAAATCAACAGCTAGTATGAACACTTTTTACTTTGGATAAAATAAGGATTCTTGCCAACAAAGGCTTTCTCCTGATTGATCTTGATTGACTTACTTGGGAGTACACTCAGCACGGCCGAGCCCTTTTCAACGCCTACTTTATTGGAGACCTCACACGTATACACCCCATCATCCTCCATCCGCACATTCTTGATGATCAATAATCCATTATTGTCCGTCAATAGATGACCATCGTCAACTTCAAACGCCTCCTTGTCCTTGGTCCATGCTATCCTGGGTCGCGGTGACCCCGTGACCTTACACTCGATGACGGCAGCTTCACCAGATTGTACAGTGATGTCTTCGGGGACTTTCAGGAATCGAGGAGACTGCAGGACGGTTAGGGTGGCGTTGGCGCTGATCACCCCGGCGGCGTTCGTCGCTGTGCAGCTGTAGATCCCCATGTCGGTCACCTTGACGCTGGAGATGTAGAACATTTCAGATTCCTCATCCATGACTTGGAAACGGCGTTCCCGAGCGGCGGGGAAGTCGTCCCCGCCATCTTTCTTCCAGGCGATGACCGGGACGGGGTCACCCGTGGCGGAACACTCCAGCTTAGCGGTGCCCCCAACACGGACTTCACTCTCGTTTGGGGTCAGGATAAAGGAGGGAAACACTGCCGAAAGAAAGAtgacaaaaaaatatatcaaaatcaTGTCACAACAATTTCACTATCAATTTATGGTGCACAAATGCAGTTACTATACATAGAAACATTTTTATAGCACCCTACACAGATCAGAGTGCTGTATACAGGATATGTATACAGTTaatgattttcttcaccaggctgacttaaaaagtcttaattcagataaaagtctgaagtTTCTCATCCATGCATTGGATTTATCAAAGAATATGTTGATTAGACTGACACAATTATACTGTTATGAAATAATAGCGTTTACGAAAAGCTAAACGATCATAAACTCTCTGAATAATTGAGTGACACGAGCATTTACCATGCACAGTGATGCGAGCTGTTTTGGACATGGTTGAGCCGAGTTTGTTGGTAATCACACATTGGAATCTTCCCATGTCAACGTTCCTAATGTTAGGCAGAGTCAGTACACTCTTGTACTGTCTGATGTTCCCTTCACCCTGGCTGGCAAACACCTCTGTGTTAGGGTTGTTCAAAACCTGCAAaccgaaaaaaagaaaagaaaaaaacccccaCAATATTATGTCAAATTATGTCATCATTGATAAAAAGCAGTACATTAAATATCTATAAAGTTCATTTAATATCTACAGAGTTTTGCAACTTAGAATATATTTTACAATGGTTTTGATTTACATAATATCATTGAATATAACTGACAACTTCCTCATCATGCCCCTCTGAGGCTCTGAGCAACTTAAACTCAAATACTAAGCCTGAATGTGTTttcagtaagtttttataatcTTAACCAATCCATCCTTTAAATCCTACTTGAAGAcgtggtttaaaaaaacacacctcTAAGTGTTTTAATAGACAAGACAGACACAGTTTATCAGACATAAAGGGACTCCATAGTAATTGAAAACAGCAAACAATAGAGCTTTGTCCGTAACCAATGATAAAACAATCAACCGGTAAGCATGCACTTCCTGTCTCAACAAGGGACAAATCTTGAAGGAGTTTGCAAGACAATTTAACAGCTTAGCATTTCCAAGAAACCAAGTTCCTTCTGATCTTGCTATTACTTTCTTATTTAGTATTCTCATGCTTTGTTTTCCATGATTAATCCTTTTGGTCATGACTAGTATCGTCTGGTCTTAGTAATCCCTTTTCTTTTTGGTTCTTTTGCCATGGAAATAAGTTATTGGCTTTTTTGGGGCTATCTATGGATAACTTTGTACAGTATTTCTATCTTGCTTTCTAATATGGTTTATCTTGTTTCAACgtcttttctcctgttgttctgtatatatttttggcatgttcttgctgtattGTTATCCTAAAAagaattcaatcaatcaaaacaccCACCGCGCCATCTTTCTTCCACGTAAACTCCATGGTGGACTCGCTGCTGCTGGACGCCATGCAGACCAGCGACACGTTGTCTCCCTGTAGTGCCTCGGTCGTCTGGGGTTGCCGGATGATCAGTGGCTTAGAGTTATCATCTGGGATTAGGGCAGGAACAAAGAATAGGAAGCCATTAATGATAAGCACAGGATATGAGGGATTAAGGGAGACTCTGGGCATGGCAATCCTAATTTATGAAAATATAATGTGAATATGATATTAACAGTTGGTGACAGTGCTGTATGGTGACGTACCAGTGTTGCTATTCCATTGCTGCGACTCTAATCTATGGGCATTCCAATACAATGACCACAGGCACCAGAAATCTGGTGGGCTTAATCATTATTGTGACTTTATTTCTTGATTTTAATTACTGAATGTTAACAAATTC encodes:
- the LOC117306911 gene encoding leucine-rich repeats and immunoglobulin-like domains protein 3, yielding MASAWVTTIRVIWWWCFFGAVGFLGRGTLTEAQQQPQYVRCPEVCSCLGEMVDCSKRQLTAVPNDIPHWVKILDLSKNQITEFPTQWPSISNLTRLLMDHNEIEYIEPGSMEGFVSLRKLDLSYNNIVNITENTFPSQSNLHHIFLNNNRITLLAPRSLEPLRILQTLNLEKNRIEELPKELFLMLDKLVTLNLSRNKLSNIKSLNFEGLANLDVLNLRRNRISTLEDGAFYGLATLQDLQLDGNRISNVSKGWLFGLDEIRQLLLSRNLINATDPEGWKFCQSLEGLDLSFNRIQVLKRNGFERLPGLLDLFINQNVVSNVADGAFKGLPALKVLELGNNRISWSLEDMPGAFEGLTSLKRLNLANNKIRSIAKKAFDGIEGIEDLDLRDNNITSIQVNAFHNMDHLSQLLINSSTLFCDCQLSWFPGWVDAAGYRGTIDGTCSHPPPLRGANLFSVEPTSFTCDDNSKPLIIRQPQTTEALQGDNVSLVCMASSSSESTMEFTWKKDGAVLNNPNTEVFASQGEGNIRQYKSVLTLPNIRNVDMGRFQCVITNKLGSTMSKTARITVHVFPSFILTPNESEVRVGGTAKLECSATGDPVPVIAWKKDGGDDFPAARERRFQVMDEESEMFYISSVKVTDMGIYSCTATNAAGVISANATLTVLQSPRFLKVPEDITVQSGEAAVIECKVTGSPRPRIAWTKDKEAFEVDDGHLLTDNNGLLIIKNVRMEDDGVYTCEVSNKVGVEKGSAVLSVLPKMKYSSTTTGIIIILIVCCIVGTSLVWVLIIYHTRKQRRHFTTAHAGDPALPPEIPSSAFNGSSDGTIHQETSSGISSAATDKFPPDNPSDCDSLDGGPMIHHSLKYRHRLHPPMYPGDSSDAMDIAIAGGDVEDDKGDSVLDTPQHIHYDKDLDTDPESCPDHNEYPGHEASENTFNRHPYPRHPEAGDHVDGMSPDFVDGTLSRLFHPSVPPGSTDQEGRCTADKFNRSTSLGRHSQGCVHCPKDQSAYNRHLHPHTIPRSHRTGTPQQTAPVNLHENPTPTTETSKVPHTHCRNNTPGKKSNGGVCHDTTSAPSTHLSPTHKTKSLSCHKAPSLKARRAQSRISPPSNV